From the genome of Mastacembelus armatus chromosome 5, fMasArm1.2, whole genome shotgun sequence:
TTACTGACCtggcaacaaaacacaaaagcatgACCCATTTAAACAGGAGAAGCTGCTACATTTAGTCAacaattaaatatgtttaaaaaaaaacattacagcaaCCTGCATGCACCAGAGAGCCCACATACACTTACATCAATAATCATGCGGACAGTAGGCAGCGTGGCTGCCAGGTTCTGAGGGTGTGGAGGTCTGACGGTAACAGGAACACATCCAGCGTAGAGACATCCATAGAAGGCGGCTATCAAATCAATGCCTGAGAGACAGATGGAGTATATAGGTtgagttaaaaacaaaaagaaaagagggagaaaaccATTTGGGTCTCATGATAATTAATCTCAATGGGACTAATCCTTGGACGGGAAGCCAGACACTGAACCTACCAGGAGGATAGAGCAGCACTACGTTCTCTCCAGTGTTGATGCTGCCTTTCTCAGTGAGCGCTGCAGCTATTTTTTCCGCTCGCTTGTGAAGCTGCACACAGGTTGCTGTTCCCACTGTTACACCCTGGAGGAAAGGTGGAAATAATGACAGACAGATACaatgtcaacaaaaacacaaagtgcaatTTCTGTAGTTATTTCTGCACATCATTCTTGTGTGTTACAGTTAGTAACTCAGATGTCTGCTTTGGTGATAAACTGTGTATCTCAGTGTGTGAACACATCATCATGGTACCTTGGCATTGAGAAGAACATAGAGGACATGGTCTGGGTCTGTCTGTGCCCTCCAGTGTAGAGCCTCTGTTAAATACTGATGCTACAGTaagaagaaaacagcatttagttGGATGTACTGGTCAGGGTGTGTTTCTATAAACTATACACTGTTACAAACAGTCACAAAAGGCCTACACAGGATGGGGTCTGTGCAAATGGAAGAACCTAATTCAATAAacccacataaaacaaaatgaagcagTACTCAGGGCTGCATACTTCAGTAAACAGCCTCTCTGGGATAAATGTTATTGTGCCGAAGGCCCAAAACAAATTTATGCCACATATAGCACTCTGGGCCAATCAGGCTCTTAAAATAACGAAGATTAACTTAGGATGTGAAAGGTATGTCTGCAGAAAAATAAGGCACAGCTACAGAAGGTGCAGCTCTGGAAAAAATGTCACGTCTTAACACAAGCATCCAAACTAAAACCACAATACACTAGTGCACGGCGAAAATAAGCAGAGGTGCAGAGAAGATACCAGAGCGAGCTGTAATTCTTACCATCACAGTGGGCCACATACAGAGCTACATCCAGAGAGAGACgagagcagaaagagagaagagtcCAGATTCTTTAAATCTATAAAACTGAACCCTGGCTGGGCTTAGTTAGACCATCGTTACACTATGGATCATCATTGTGAAGGACAATCATGTGGCTATTTTGAAAATGGGAATGtggctaaaaaaacaaaaagctaaagGATTCGGGGGCTTGTTGAAAGCAGGAGTTCCAATGATGGTGGTCTAATTACCTTCCGGACGAGATCCTGGTCTTCAATCATGCCGAGGTCCCTGCCTGCAGCCTGGGCAATCCTCTTTCCTGCCACCAGGTTCCCCACCATGACAGATGCAGGACCGACACCAACTACAACAGAAAAACTAtgtgagagagatggagaaagggaagggcaaagaaagagagacagaaaaagagaggaaggaggaaaggaGCAAAACTGGTGCAGGAGAGAGATTTAAAGAAAAAGGCATCTGTCACCTCCATTTTAATCCTGTTAGGATCAGCCACTGGTTTTGTTCTACAGGAAAGTATCACTAAAAGTAATTCAGTGTAATTACAAAGGCTGAAAAATAACAACTTAAACTTACAGAATCGATGTGTCACACTGGCTTTGTGtgttatatacatatacataatataCAGATGACATTTGACTGTCACTTCCACAAGTTTAGAAGCTGTCATGTGTGTGTTATCTAACACTACTGACCACGCTCTTATTTTACAAAACCCTTTATACACTAACTGAGGCTTGTCAGCAGTTTCTCTCAACTTCTGCGATGCAGACAGTAACTGAGGCATCAGCACAGGAGGAACTCTGGTGCAGTCAGAAAGCTCAGCCCATCAGGAGTGTGTTACTAATCAGTCATACACAAGCCTGTCTTATCACACACATACCAGGCTGCTTCTGGCGGGGCTTGGGCAGGTTGGTGACACAGGTGTGGGGACACATGAGGATGTTGCAGGGATGCAGGTTGCCGTCTAAGAAGAACTGCTTGGTGTCAGATATGTGGATGCCACCCAGAGGTGTTTTAGGTAAGGTGTTGGCAGGGACCAGAGCCAGGCAGTAGAGGCCGACCTGGTGGATGCTGTCAATAGCCTTCGAAACAAACCCAACATTAGGATCAAGTTTGTTGAGTAGTCGTGGCATGTATATACCTTACATATGTATATACTTTACACAAAATAATACCAACACTTGTAGAAAAACCAGTTCACGTTAAAAACTAAAAGACGAAGGCAAAGACGTGACTTACCTGAAGCACTCGACTCATCCACTGGAAGCTGTCCTCCTCGCTGGCATCAGGCCTCTGCTCTGCCACAATCACTACCCTCTCATCGTAGAACacagtgactgaaaacacagcGATCCTgacacaagcaaacacagaaacacacacacacacacacacacacgtattcACAAGGACATCGATTCAAATGCAGCCCAACATTTTCTCACTCAGTAAAATGTGGTTGAAACCCGCTCGTCCTGTATCAACAGCACAGCCGAGCCTGATGTTGGTGCTGTGCTTCCACTGTACCACCAGATGTCAGTAATGACAAATTAGGATTCACACTGAACCCACAGAAGAGCTCATCTCAGCTCAACTCGTCTCTCAACATGCACTTTTCTCCTCACCTCCCACGGTACACGGTCTTGACTGGTTCCACGGCAAGAGCGGTGGCCACCAGGTCGTCTGCGTTATGTCTCCGCCCGCTCACCATCAGCAGGCCTTCGATCTTCCCCACCACAAATATCAGACTGCCCTGTGCAGAGAAGGGGATACACAGATGATTCATTACACTGCACATATCCAGACCCATTCAAAGACACGGACGGTTTTCAGAAAGGCTCAGGTTTCCATAGTTGTGCTGTAATAAAACAGTCCTACTTACCGGGCCAACAAACCCCAGGAGTCCTGACCGCACAAATGGGATCTCTCCAATGGGAACTCCATTGGCATTAACCGGTATCACCTGAACACAgcgacacacacagacagaaagaacagCACTAAACCACAAAAAGCAATGAATGAACTCTCCTATGTTACGAGACTGTGTGAGTGTAGGCAGCTGTGTGTTGTAATTCTGCTGTCATACCTCAAAAGTGTTCTTCGTGACTCCGGGCAGACCATAGTACATGTTTCCTCCAGCACGAGAGTTGACTATTATCTCTCCAATCTCATCTGTTTTACACAACTGAGGAGGCCCATCAGGCTTAACAACGCACATCAGAGCTGGAGACACCGaacacatgcacagcatttAGAGAACACCGACTGTTTCCCTTAAAGGGCAGGTAATTAGCAAGGGCTCTGTACTTTACAGCACATCATCATTAACTAGTTAgatttaaagaaatatatataagaTCTTAAGCTGCACAATTAAAAACTGAttcaatatatttaaatattcagacAACACAAATTCAAGTCAAGGTTATGTCATTTTAATGTGGAAACAAAAGCACAAGAGACTTGTTTTATCAGTAAAATATAAAGTTAGTTTTAGACATGAAGGAGGCTTGATGAtctgaaatctttaaaaatgccCATTCTACATTTTAGATctggtttatatttatttgtgctGCCTTGTTTACATCCTGGGCCTGGTTGTGGGGTATGAAGAACATCACCACCATCATAGAAATTGTGTACTTTTCATAAAGCAGAGCTTTTTCTGCTACACGGTGACTGATTTACATGCAAATTAGTGTGAAATGAAAATCGACTCTCAGAGATTTGATTTTGATGCAGTTACTGCAGGTACATTTAGAATTTTATTTAACTTGTCATCTGGTATTAATTCAACCGAGAGCATCTATGTTTCTCATCCTTTGTTTTGGACTCATGTATCTTTCATCGTATCCTCACCTCCAGGCATGACATGCCCCACATCTTGCACAGTCAGGGCGGAGTTCTTGTCCTCTGTGTTGACCCTAATAACACCATGGCTCAGGCCGCCCAGCGAAAGAATGGCACGAGCGGGGAGGGGTGCACCCGGTACTCCCGGTCTAAACCAGAGAAAGTGTTCGATCAACATGAAAATTTCCATCTATCTCATCCACACTTACAGTTAGCCatctgcccacacacacatttacaaaactACATGCGTCAGCCTACGTCTTCATCTGTCCTGCTGgaacagtaaaaatgaaactcAGCCTTGAATGAAGCATGTGTCATATTTTTGTTAATCATCAGCAAATGTTCTTTTATAACACTTGGACTGAAATGGTGAGTGTGAGAAGAAGTTGGAGGCAGAAAGGAGGggtttatatatttttagtgTTGCACTTTTTCATcctacattcatttaaaaaactcTGTCAAGGAAAGACGGGTCCAGTGACAGACCTGCGAATAGCTACTGTCATGGCCTCGGGGGAGGTGGCGCAGGGGCAGATAACCTCAGGCTTCAGCCCGTGGGACTGAAACACGTTCAGGAAGGCATCGCAGGAAGACACCGACCCTGCAGGGCAAGAGACAGAGGATTCAACACGTTGTCCCTGAGCTGTCCACTCTGAAGACGTCTTGCTTTACAAAACTGAAAGGTCACTGGACGTACTCACAGGGGTTAGCACCATCAGCAACAATGAGATTTCGTAATGAAGCCAGGCTGGTGTCTCGCTGATCCCGATGAGCCATCATGGCCCAGTGTAGATCGCGACACTTCACCAAAGCTACACGAGCTGCACGAGAGCAGAATAAACGCAGTGTGCATTAAATTCTTTACTCACTGCTACTAAAACAGAGAGATCTGTGTAATTTACCTTTGTGGATGTGGACTCTCTGTACCCAGGATAGAGGACAAGCCTTCATCACTGCATAAGGAACACTGATGGTGTGTATTCGGTTCATCACAGCCTGGATCAAAACAAAACCCCAGATGAGGACATTTTACTAAATTATGTTCAGTTAttactaaaagaaaaacagctgaaagacCCTAACTGCCAACAAACTCTGACTTTATTATTCTAATGGCTAAAAGCATATTGCTTCGCCAGACAATTCCAGTTTATTGTGCtattaaaaatgaagtgaaagaaaatgaaacattgtGTAGATGGGATTAACAAACCACCTGCCACCTTTTGTAAACATGTATGAATCGGTGACTCATTTTAATAAGCAAAGCATTCTAACAGGTGACGTGAAGGCTTTACAACTTTCTTTTCAAACGacctttatttgttttggtcCATATGTGCTCACCGTGAGAACTCCATGCCACAGACCCATGTCCTTTTTAAAGTCCAGGACATTCACTAAAGTTTCCCCTGAagtgaagaaagacagaagtgACTTGAAACTTATAAGAGCTGTGCTGAGGATGATAAAAGGATGATGATCACACTTTGTGGTCTTTGCTCACCCTCACAGTAGTTGCAGGCCTGGGTCAGTGCTTGGCAGTGGGTCAACATGGCCACTTTGGACACAGCCACACCCACCACTGTGCCCTCTTTATTCGCCTTGTACTACACAGGAAGGACACACAGGAGAAGCATGTGGATACAACACTTGTCATATCATACAGGACTGGTCAGATTTGAATGTtcctaaataaaatacagcttCATTGTGATCCAACAGTGTGATAAGGCAACAGCCGGTCGTACAGTATAATAACTTGTATAATAAGGacaacaggacacacacaccaacaagcAGCTCTGCTACCTCTATATATGCAGGGTCAGTGTTGGCGGTGGGGATGTGCGGCTGCCAGTCTTTGGAAGGCTTGGTCAGGTATTTCGAGTCTGTCACCACCCATTTTAGTCGAGGCCATCCTATCaaaatagaacaaaaacaaaaacagtgaaagaaaaataaaaaggcaggTGAAAGATTTTaggatatataaataaaagaaagaccATTTAATCATCATTACATTCactgaaatacacagacactTCCACATTCAGGAAAAGTAATTACCAACCTTTAAACTGCAGTATTTCGCCTGCGGGGGTCTTGGGTAGACCCTTCAAGCAGATCTCACTGGTCAAAGCCAAACCAACCCCACAACTGCCCAGCAGAAACCCCACCTGGCTGATACCCGCATCCTAAAAGACGCCACACGCAGAAAAAACACGATTAAGATTTTAGAATGAAACTATTTCTTTACTCACAAAACACATGTTGATCTGATGCTTCTCTCACCTTGCGAGACAACGGCACCTCAATAGGAACAGGAATAACTTCAGCCAGGAGGCAGCCGTAGAAAGCCACCCAGAACATCCCAGGGTCGCTGTTGGGGTACACCAGCGCCACCTACCAAGACATTACACTTTGGACTGTTTTACAAAGTAAACACTGGTGATAAAAGGCTCGTAGTATTCTTAAAAAGTCCTATATAATATAGTAGAAGCTAACAGATGCTAATATCAGCATGCTAACCTGTGcataatgacacaaacagaaagtaaagctgaggctgatgagtgttttattagttttggAGGAAAATCAGTGGCTCTTTTTTCCCTCTATGAATGTCTTTTATTACTGCCTTTCATTTGCAATTCAAATGCCAGCAGCAGTATATCACTTCCATAAGTGCCAACGGGTTAAATGCCTTGCACCAGGAAAACCAGTCAAGgcacaaactgaaaaatgtgcCGGTTTAAATCAAGGGCTACAGGATCCCATAAATGCTGCAGGATGTAGTCCTCATTACTAAATGTATTTTGTAGCACTGGATTTGTGATGCATTTGTTCTGCGCGTGCATCTCTGTTCCGTCCATGTGTGTGCCGTCTCACCCGATCTCCAGGTTTGAGGATTTGCTCGTTTTTGGTGCCCAGCTTATTCAGAAGCGTGTACGCCAGCTTCACACTGCGACTCCACAGCTTCCCTGACAGACAGATAGAAGGTGGAGTGGGGAGGTGGGAGTTAGGAGGGTACTTTATACTTATACCACTGCCAGTAATCTCATACCACAAGGTACACATAGCTTTCTCGTATCTGGATAATTATCATGGTTGACTTAATTTCCCTAGAAACAGTTCTCAATATAGCAGACTAAGTTCAGCTGCATTACAAAATTCCTCTGCAGGTTACTGATTTGAAACTACTTGATTTGGCCTTTTCATAGTAAATAACACAGTGTCTTACCATAAGTCAGTGTATAGAGTGGTTTGCCAGTGATGTCCAGAGCAGTGAGGGCAGGGCTCTTCCCCTGAGTGGCCCCCCAACGGGCCAGTGCTGCCTGCAGGGCTGGGGGCCAGTTACTGACCACTCCCAAAGGCTCCCCTTTCACTGGGATGGTTTGTCGGCCCTCCGGCTTGGGCGTGTTTGGGTCAGGCTGAGGCACTACGTCAGAGACAACACAACCCGTTTGGATATGTTACAGTTTAATGGGCTTCTTCATATGATGCCACCAGGATATAATGCAGACCACACATCATATCTATGGTTTCCTATGTCTTCCATTGTTCatctatgtctctctctctctctctctctctctgctaatttttcaaatatttaaaaacactttaaagaaaacagaaattactgTATTTCCTATGCCATGGTTCACACCACATAACTCCTAAGTATTtctcaaacacatttttattattttatactgAGAGATCACAAGGTGAGGTAATAATTTAAGCGACAAGTACTGGTATTATTTCACTGTTGTAACTAATGGCTTTATTAATGGAAGCTAAGTCGGATCCTAAAGCTTCACAGATCATTTATTAGCCAGTAATAAGAACAAATTTATGCTGCCAGGTTGTGAAAAATCCCTTTGAATGGCTGAATATATTAAGATTATTTAAACGTACCAACATTTAGAACTTCGGATTTAAAAAAGTGAGAAAGCCCTAAGCAGTATTTCTAAAAACTCTCAAAGCTACAGTGTTTAAGTAGAAGTTTAAGGGTAGGGTACCTTCTACGATCTCCTCCGAGTCGTCTGTGAAGAACTCACTGAGCGGAGGCCTCTTTGGCCTCTTCAGCGTGTTGAGAAGCTGCTGGATCTTAGTGGACACTCTGCTGCTCACAGGGACTCCTGCAAGCAGGAGGAGaacggaccaacacagtcacacaatgGTTCAAACACACAATGGCACAACACTACCTGTTGAAACCTCCTCCCATCTCATATCCTGCTTCTTTTCATCCCATAAGACATGATGCTTTATTGATTTGTTAACATTAAACTATTTGTTTTGAATTGACTGTAAAAACCTTCAGGAATGAAAAGCAGCATACATACAGCACTGTGCAGGAGTTTTAGGCACTTAGGttcactgtgcaggacaacaagtccataaagaacccaaCAAAGAGAGTTCATGAGGAACTATTTTAAGGGGAAcaaagaaccaggagtcctgcagcacagggtctgacccccacagagtCCTGATCTAGGCAGGGTGGAGTCaatctgggatcacatgaagagacagactgaagaactgcagcagcttctccaaagtaccaggagaaactgtgagcaggtccaaccagagagaacagctgctggtttaaaaggggagagctgcagatactgattagatttaggtttgttcgctttactgcactttggatgaaggtaactgataaatgaaaaaccttTAATGTACTTTCTATTAAAAGCATCCGCAGagtatttttagtgcctaaatcTTTTGCACAGTAATGTAGGTGGCAACAACACAAGAAAAGACACGGTCTTTTTTTGTTAGGGATCACAGGTGAGGAGTCATTTTGTGTGCAGATGTCCGTTGCATGTATCGCTATAATCATTCATTACATACGGGAGGGCGAGTAAGGGGAGAAGAGCAAACACAGAAGGCTACGGACATTATACATTAAAAAGTTTCCTTACTCTGGATATTACCTCTTCCTACGAGCCAGTCAAATAAACATGTGACAGACGGAAAAAGATcaggaagaaaacaaagcagttaAATCTGATTAATGCTATGTCAGAGTGGCAGTCAGCACTTATTGCTAAGAGACAGGGTCAGATACAGGCCCCGGAGAAGACGAACAAATCCACATGTTGTGTAGTCATTACCGTCTGCTGTCTCCATCATGCTGGAGCGGCTCTGCACACGACTCATCCCTCTGACCACGGCGTTGGAGGGCAGGTCCACCCGCGGACCTCTGGCCCGAGGGGCCACAGCTGTAACATCTGGAGGAGGGGCATTGTTCTCTGTGGGCGCTGTAGGGGAAGCAACTGGGAATGTCTAAGTGAAGCATCCAAAAGTTTCCACACACTTTCTAATCCTCGAAACCAATAATGAGTGAACAGATTCAAACTTTAAAGTAGAGCAGCTACACTGTTTTCACCCTGTGTCTTGCTTCAGTTTTAAGTGAAACATTTGTGTGcctttgttttattagtttttctacttgttatttgtgtgcattttgtaATTAGTTTTATCTTCTTTGCTAAAACACTAAGAAAGGCCAATTCTGGTAAGGATCTGTGTCTGCTGTTATCAGCAACGTCTCACCAATGCGACTTTTAGCCAGCATTTCTGTCACAGCTGCGGTACGGGGCGGCTCCTGTAGTTGGTACTGAGGCTGATACAGAGGTT
Proteins encoded in this window:
- the dip2bb gene encoding disco-interacting protein 2 homolog B-A, with product MADRGVELSALPKEVRDQLAELDLELSEGDITQKGYEKKRTKLLAPYIIQTPVEPPPKNDVQPPAPTSSSSQLPPPSSSSRYRERRARRSHRSGGTRDDRYRSDIHTEAVQAALAKHKEEKMALPMPTKRRSTYVQSPVENHTPPDSSSGSEDETSVRRQSTVIAPPPAVNPNLQSPDSWINHSVQGSSTSSSASSTMSHGEAKPQPQSQPQPQPQPQYRPQYQPLYQPQYQLQEPPRTAAVTEMLAKSRIAPTENNAPPPDVTAVAPRARGPRVDLPSNAVVRGMSRVQSRSSMMETADGVPVSSRVSTKIQQLLNTLKRPKRPPLSEFFTDDSEEIVEVPQPDPNTPKPEGRQTIPVKGEPLGVVSNWPPALQAALARWGATQGKSPALTALDITGKPLYTLTYGKLWSRSVKLAYTLLNKLGTKNEQILKPGDRVALVYPNSDPGMFWVAFYGCLLAEVIPVPIEVPLSRKDAGISQVGFLLGSCGVGLALTSEICLKGLPKTPAGEILQFKGWPRLKWVVTDSKYLTKPSKDWQPHIPTANTDPAYIEYKANKEGTVVGVAVSKVAMLTHCQALTQACNYCEGETLVNVLDFKKDMGLWHGVLTAVMNRIHTISVPYAVMKACPLSWVQRVHIHKARVALVKCRDLHWAMMAHRDQRDTSLASLRNLIVADGANPWSVSSCDAFLNVFQSHGLKPEVICPCATSPEAMTVAIRRPGVPGAPLPARAILSLGGLSHGVIRVNTEDKNSALTVQDVGHVMPGALMCVVKPDGPPQLCKTDEIGEIIVNSRAGGNMYYGLPGVTKNTFEVIPVNANGVPIGEIPFVRSGLLGFVGPGSLIFVVGKIEGLLMVSGRRHNADDLVATALAVEPVKTVYRGRIAVFSVTVFYDERVVIVAEQRPDASEEDSFQWMSRVLQAIDSIHQVGLYCLALVPANTLPKTPLGGIHISDTKQFFLDGNLHPCNILMCPHTCVTNLPKPRQKQPVGVGPASVMVGNLVAGKRIAQAAGRDLGMIEDQDLVRKHQYLTEALHWRAQTDPDHVLYVLLNAKGVTVGTATCVQLHKRAEKIAAALTEKGSINTGENVVLLYPPGIDLIAAFYGCLYAGCVPVTVRPPHPQNLAATLPTVRMIIDVSKAACILTTQNLTRILRSKEAALSVNIKTWPTIIDTDDLPRRRPPQIYKPPTAEMIAYLDFSVSTTGMLTGVKISHAAVSALCRSIKLQCELYSSRQIAICLDPYCGLGFVLWCLASVYSGHQSILIPPFELESCLSLWLSTLSQYRIRDTFCSYSVMELCTKGLGTQTDLLKARGVNLSCVRSCVVIAEERPRLALTHSFSKLFKDVGLSPRAVSTAFGSRVNLAICLQGTTGPDPCTVYVDMKSLRHDRVRLVERGAPQSLPLMESGKILPGVRVIIVNPETRGPLGDSHLGEIWVNSPHNASGYYTIYGEESLQADHFNTKLSFGDPQTLWARTGYLGFVKRTELLAASGDRHDALFVVGSLDETLELRGLRYHPIDIETSVSRAHRSIAESAVFTWTNLLVVVSELCGSEQDALDLVPLITNVVLEEHHLIVGVVVIVDPGVIPINSRGEKQRMHLRDSFLADQLDPIYVAYNM